In Marivivens aquimaris, one genomic interval encodes:
- a CDS encoding TauD/TfdA family dioxygenase, with translation MQPTLTTLNDGLQIRWPDAILGEFPYIWLCDTDPSGFHPQTGERTFDLTSVSLDITPEQAAIQGEDLVLKWNEQEISTISLEWLKAHRPGQRRADPAAIAPLPWRAELTGGGVPRHSAAAITSDREAFFAWLTDTKRYGVSIVTSLANNVEAGMDVARKVGHLRETNFGVNFEVVSKPDPNNLAYTSLALPLHTDLTNQELPPGYQFLHCLANEATGGGSTFCDGVAVANDLKLADPDVFDVLATVKVPFRFHDRCTDIRSRKAVITLDDAGDISEICFNAHLADIVDLEPRQLRSFYRAYRRFMSMLRDSSYGISLRLAKGEMVVFDNRRVLHGREAFDPATGLRHLNGCYVDRGEWDSRIRVLAR, from the coding sequence ATGCAGCCCACACTGACCACTCTTAATGATGGCCTTCAGATTCGCTGGCCTGATGCAATACTTGGCGAATTTCCATACATCTGGCTTTGCGACACCGATCCGAGCGGGTTTCATCCGCAGACTGGGGAGCGGACGTTTGACCTAACATCCGTTTCGCTCGACATCACACCAGAGCAGGCCGCTATCCAGGGTGAAGACCTAGTCCTGAAATGGAATGAGCAGGAGATCAGCACGATTTCGCTCGAATGGCTGAAAGCGCATAGACCCGGTCAACGGCGCGCCGATCCCGCAGCCATTGCACCTTTGCCATGGCGCGCTGAACTGACCGGCGGCGGTGTGCCGCGTCACTCGGCAGCTGCGATCACGTCGGATCGTGAAGCATTCTTTGCGTGGCTGACCGATACGAAGCGCTATGGCGTATCCATCGTGACCAGTCTGGCTAACAACGTCGAGGCTGGCATGGACGTCGCCCGCAAGGTCGGTCATCTGCGTGAGACCAATTTCGGCGTAAATTTCGAGGTCGTTTCGAAGCCCGATCCGAACAACCTCGCCTACACGTCGTTGGCGCTACCGCTCCACACCGACCTCACCAATCAGGAATTACCACCCGGCTACCAGTTCCTACATTGCTTGGCCAATGAAGCGACTGGCGGCGGATCGACATTCTGTGACGGAGTAGCGGTCGCGAATGACTTGAAGTTGGCAGATCCTGACGTGTTCGATGTTCTGGCTACGGTAAAGGTGCCTTTCCGCTTCCATGACCGCTGCACCGACATCCGTTCGCGTAAAGCCGTGATTACTCTCGACGACGCGGGCGATATATCGGAGATCTGCTTCAACGCTCACCTCGCCGACATTGTTGATCTGGAACCGCGTCAGCTTCGCTCGTTCTATCGAGCCTACCGCAGGTTCATGTCGATGTTGCGCGATTCCTCCTATGGAATTTCGCTGCGGCTCGCGAAAGGCGAGATGGTCGTCTTCGACAACAGAAGGGTTCTTCATGGCCGCGAAGCGTTTGATCCCGCGACTGGGCTGCGCCATCTCAATGGTTGCTACGTGGACCGTGGCGAATGGGATAGCCGGATCAGAGTCTTAGCGCGTTAG